CGTCATCAGACCCTCCGCAACCGCGGCTTCCGCGGCCTCGCGCGTCACGGGAAATTCGCTGATCACGGCGCCGAGCTGGGCGACGAAGGCCGCTTTCTCCACCGTGTCGTCGTCGTGGCTGGCCAGTGGGATGCTGTGCTGCCTGCACAGAGCCGAGACCGTCCGGAGGTTGTCGAGCACGTCGGCTTCCGGCGTCGCGGCGTCGATGTCCGCCTGCACCGTGGCGCGCGCCTCCGCGAGTGGGATGCCCCGGCCTGCGGCGCGCAGGGCGATGTGGCGTTCGATGTCGCGGTATTGCCCCTGGCCCGGTGTGTGGTCCATCACCGAGACGAGGTCAATCAGGCCGTCGGCGAGCAGGCCTTCGAGCGAGGCGATGGCCTCGGTGTTGGTGATGTCGAAGCGCGCGTGGATGCGGTGATCGACCCGGGCGGTGTCGCGGGCTGCGTGCATTGCCCGGATGAGCGTGTCGGTGTGGGTCAGCGAGCGCGGGCGGCCTTGGGTCGCGCCGCGTGAGTAGGACACCGCGGCGAACGCGGTGGTCACGCCCGCGGCCGCGAGGCGAGTGTCGAGCGCTGACAGCGCCACCGGCATCGGGAAATCCACGCCGGGACGGGGCTCGACCTCGACCTCGATCATGTCGCCATGCAGGTCGACAAAGCCCGGCATCACCGTGACTGGCGAGGGCGGGCCGTCGGCCTCCTCGATGTCGGCGATGACGCCGCCTGCCACGTGCAGTGTGCCCCGGGCGACGGTGCGATCGGGCAGTACGAGGGCGACGTTGGTCAGCAGCATGTCGGCGACGTCCGGGGTGGCGCGTTCGGGGCTCGGGTGTGCTCTGGATCAAAGCACATGCTGCCATGTCTGGCTGACACCGGGTTGACAGATGGCCGCTGTGGCACAGCGATACGGCAGCGGGCTGTCATCGAGACAGCGCTGACCGGGAGGGCAACAGGGGCAGG
Above is a window of Pseudomonadota bacterium DNA encoding:
- a CDS encoding alpha-D-ribose 1-methylphosphonate 5-triphosphate diphosphatase, yielding MLLTNVALVLPDRTVARGTLHVAGGVIADIEEADGPPSPVTVMPGFVDLHGDMIEVEVEPRPGVDFPMPVALSALDTRLAAAGVTTAFAAVSYSRGATQGRPRSLTHTDTLIRAMHAARDTARVDHRIHARFDITNTEAIASLEGLLADGLIDLVSVMDHTPGQGQYRDIERHIALRAAGRGIPLAEARATVQADIDAATPEADVLDNLRTVSALCRQHSIPLASHDDDTVEKAAFVAQLGAVISEFPVTREAAEAAVAEGLMTAMGAPNAMRGESYSGNLSARDTHDAGMLHILASDYHPHAILPAIRALASADPGGVAAAVQLATANPARAVGLGDRGRIAVGARADLVLVDSRDRVVMTLRGGEVIYTDGSIDPRQTDSSHQR